Below is a genomic region from Streptomyces sp. RPA4-2.
AGAAGGGGCCCGGCTTCGCGGACAGCGACATCACGTACAAGATGGCGGACGTCCTGCTCGACGACTTCTTCGAGAAGGTCGAGGCCAAGCGCGCGGGAACCAGCGACCTGGGCGCGGAGCTGCGCTTCACCCACGCCGAGGAGATCATCCCGCTCGCCGCGCTGATGCGGCTGCCGGGCAGCACCGAGCCGGTGACGGAGAGCCGTCCCTACACCTACGCGGACAACTCCTGGCGGGGCGGGTCGGTCGCTCCGATGGCCGCGAACATCCAGTGGGACGTGTTCCGCAAGGGGAACACCTATCTGGTGCGGATGCTCTACAACGAGAAGGAGACCGCCTTCAAGCGTGGCTGTGAGCCCGTGCGGAAGGGCAGCTCGTTCTACGACCTGGACGAACTGGAACGCTGCTTCGACCGCGGGGTGTCGTGACCCCTGCCTCCGTCCAGGTGACCTGGGAACTTCTCCGCCCGCATGGTCAGTTCTGACGAGACCGGCCCGGCGCGCGAGCGTCGGGCCGGTTCGGAACGACGAGTGCGATCAGTGAAGGAGCCACAGCGGCATGGTGTTCAAGAGGCTGCTCGGGGCGATGGGCGCAGGCGGCCCCTCGGTGGACACGGTTCTCGACGGCGGCGCGGTGGCGCCCGGCGGAATCCTGTCGGGACAGGTCCATCTCCAAGGCGGCGGCGCGGACATGGAGATCGAGCACATCGGGCTCGATCTGATCGCCCGGGTCGAGGCGGAGCACGAGGACGGGGAGAGTGAAGGCGCCGTCGTCTTCGAGCGGTTCACCGTCGGCGGCGGTTTCCGCCTGGCCGAGGAGGAGCGGCGCAGCATCCCGTTCAGTGTGCAGCTGCCGTGGGAGACGCCGGTCAGTGAGTTGTACGGGCAGCCGCTGGGCATCGTGCTCGGGGTGCGGACCGAGCTCGCCGTGGCCGGCGCGAGGGACAAGGGAGACCTCGATCCGCTCACCGTCCGGCCGCTGCCGGTCCAGGAAGCGGTTCTGGAGGCGCTGGGACAGCTGGGGTTCGGCTTCCGCTCGGCCGACCTCGAGTACGGCCACATCGGGGGCACGGGGCAGCGGTTGCCCTTCTACCAGGAGATCGAGCTGGCCCCGGCGCCGCGGTACGCGCACGCGGTGAACGAGATCGAGCTGACCTTCCTCGCCACGCCGGCCGGCATGGAGGTCGTGCTGGAGGCCGACAAGCGCGGTGGTCTGTTCGAGTCCGGGCACGACGCCCTCACCCGTTTCACGGTGAGCCACCAGGACGCGCACACGCTCGACTGGAACAGCGAAGTCGACGGCTGGATCCGGGAGTTGGTCGAGCACCGGGCGTCCTACGGCTCGCACGCCTCGTACGGCCACGACGATCCGTACGCCGCCGGGAACACGTACGGGCACGCGCCCGGCCACGGCGGCCACGAGGGCGGTCACTCCGGGCCCGGCGTGGGGACCGCGATCGCGGCCGGCGCGGCGGGACTCGCGGTGGGTGTGGTGGGCGGCCTGGTCGCGGCCGAACTCGTCGACGAGGTGGGCGACTTCTTCGAGGGTGACGAGGACGAGGAGGGCGAGGAGGACTGAGTCACGAGCGGTGTCCGTACCGGGCGGCCGTGCGCGCCGACCCGGTACGGACACCGGGGGTGTCAGTGCGCGGAGCCCGGAACGTCGGCCGCCGTGAGCGGGGTGGAACCGGATGAGGGCTGGACGCAGTGAACCCGCGGGACATGCTGGACCGTCGCGGCACCTTTCAGGCGCCGAAGGCGCGCAGTCGCTCCGCGCCCTGGGCGGGCAGCCCGGACCGGTCTGCTCGTTCGGCCCGGTCGGCCCGGTCCGTCAGTTGTCCGACCATGAGGCGTACGACGGCCACCACGTCCGGGTCGTCGACCAAGTAGACCTGGCGCCGGCCCTCGCGCCGGGAGCGTACGAGGCCGGCGAGCTTCAGCTTGGTGAGGTGCTGGCTCACCGCGGGCAACGCCCCGCCGACCCGCTCGGCGAGTCCGGTCACGTCGCTCTCGCCCTGCGCGAGCGCCCACACGATGTGCAGCCGTGCCGACGACGCGAGCAGCCCGAAGGCCGCGGCCGCCTCCGCCAGCACTTCGGCGGACGGATCGTCGAAGCCGCCGACCTCTGTCGCCACCGTGTTTCCTCCCCCTCGCCGGGATCGTCTCGCGCGAACCGCCCCGGCCGCCATGTGAACCGCCCCAGTCTAGGGAGCCCGGCCGGCAGCGGAGGCGGGACGGGGCCCGACCGGGCCGGGACGGACGCGAACGGAGTCCTGACGGCCGGACGCCGACTGTCAGTGCCGTGGTGCACACTCGCGATCAGTTGCCGAACGTCCGGGGAGGACGCCGTGTTCACGGGGATCGACGAGGTCGACTGGGCCTCGATGGAGCATGCCTACGGATGCGCGGAGGAGGTACCGCGCCTGCTGCGGGGACTGGCCTCGCCCAGCCCCCAGGAGCGTGAGAGAGCGCTCGACGGAATGTACGGCGCCGTGCACCACCAGGGCGATGTGTACGACTCGACACTCGCGTGCGTCCCCTTCCTGCTCGCGCTCGTCACGCGGCCGGAACTCCCCGACCGGAGCGGCATCGTGGAACTGCTCGTCAGTATCGGCGGAGGCGCGACCCTCGACGAACAGCCGCCTGAGGACGCGGATCCCGCCGGGGAGCGACCGCTCGAAGGGGCGGATCCCGCCGACGACAACCACGCCATGGCCCGGACCGCGGTACGGGCGGGTGCCGCGGTCTTCGCCGGGCTGGCCGGGGACCGGGACCCGGAGGTGCGCCGGTCGGCGGCGACGGCCGTGACGCTCTTCCTCGACGAACCCGAGCGGGTGCTCGGGCTGTTGACGGGGCGGCTCGACGAGGAAGAGGAGGAGCGCGTCCGCCCGGCCCTCGCCGAGGCCCTCGGCCTCTTCGCGCGCCTGCGTCCGGCGGCCGGCGCCGCGGCGGTGGACCGTCTGGTCGCGCTCGGCGCCGCACCGCACGACCCGGGGCTTCGCCTCGCCGCGCTCGGCCAACTCGCCGGCTGCGCCCCGGATCGCCTGCCCGCCGACCTCGTGCCCACCGTGGTCGCCCTCCTCAGGGCGAGATCCCGGTGGCCCCGGGTCACGGACCTGCCCGAGCGGCCCGATACCGACACACTCATCGGTCAGTTGAGACGCCTGCGCCCGGCCGACGAGGAAGGCGCACAGCTCCTGCGGACGCTGCACACCGCGCTCGGCGGGCGGACGGCCGACCGGATCGCTCTGCTCAGGGGGCAGTTGACCAGCGACGCGGCCGCCGACCGGTGCAACGCCGTGTGGATGTCGGCGGGGCTCTTCTCCGAATGGCGCGGGTCGTACGAGGAGCCGGTGGCCCTGATCGGCGAGCAACTCGGCACGGACGATGCGCGGTTGCGCGACGCCGCCGTCTCGGTCCTGGAGGGTCTCTTCGCACTGGCCCGGCCGGCCGCCGACCGCCTCGCCGACCTGGTGGCCGCCGGTCCCGAGCACTCGATACGCCAGTGGGAGCGCGGGGCACCGACGTTGGGCGGACCGCTCAGGGCGCTGGCCAGAGCCGGGGACCGGCGAGCGGTACCCGCGCTCGCCGACGTGCTGGACGGACCGGTCGTGCCGCACGACTCCGGCTACGCGATCACGTACCTGGGCGCGGCGGCGGAGCCGCTCGGCCCGCTGCTGCGCGCGCGGCTCGGCGAGGTGCCCGTCGACGCGCCGGACGCGTACGACCGTGCCTCGCCGCTGCTGTACGCGCTCGGCGGGCTGCGGTACGCCGACGCGCTGCCGGAGGTGCTGCGGCTGTTGCACGGACTGCCGGCCGGACTACGCGGCCGGGACTGGCTGGTGCAGGCGGCCACGCGGACCGTCGGGGCATTCGGACCGGCGGCGCGGGAGGCGATACCGGTGCTGCGTGAGCTGCTTGACGGCGCGTACGCGGTGCGGGCGGCGGCCGCGCTCTGGTCGGTCGAGGGGGACGCCGGGGCCGTACTGCCGGCGCTGCTGCGGGAGTTGACGCGAGGGGAACATGCCCGCGCGAGCGCCGAAGCGCTGGGGCTGCTGGGTGCCTCGGCGGGCGCCGCGCTGCCCGACCTGCGTCGCATGGCCGCGTCGAGGGACGTGTGGGAACGGACGGCGGCCGCGGGGGCGCTGTGGGACATCGCCGGGAATCCGGATCCGGTTCTCACGGCGCTCCGTTCGGCCTGGGAACAGAACGTGCACACGCGTGGCACGCTGGCCGCGTGTCTGGGCCGAATGGGTGCCGCGGGTACACCCGCCCACGATCTGCTCCGTACGGAACTCGCCGCACCGCGACGGCACCGGGCGCGGTCCGCCGGGCACGGCAGCCACGACATCGTCGAGGACGAACAACTGCTGCGCGCCTGCCGGGCCGCCCTGGACGACGCTCGTGATCAATACACCTAGGGCGTGTTGCGAAAGTCCCGTCGTCCGCCCGGGGTGCGTGGCGGGGCGGGCGGGGTTCTCGCAGCACGCCCTAGGAGGACATCCGCCTCAGCCCGTCTTCCGCCCCCACAGTGGTCCGATCCGCTGCCACTCCTCGTCCCACTGCTCCATGCGGCGCCTTTCCATTCGCCCGCGCACGAGCCGCCCGCCCATGAACGGCACCCCCGCGGCGCTCACCCCCATCAGGATCCCGACCAGCGAGGCGCGCAGCCGGGCCTGGGAGGGCGAGGCGGGCCTGGTGACCAGCCGGCCGTCGTCGTCCGTCCACACGGTGACCGGGGTGCCCGCGTGACTGCCGACGGAGACCCGTGCCTGGCCGGCACGCGGCGAACCATCCGCCGCGGTCCAGCGGACCTTCGCCCAGACCATGTCGGCGCCGGTCGCCGACGCGGTCGACTTCGGCACGTCGTCGGCGAGCAGTGCCAGGACGGAGTGCCACTCGGCGCGCTGCCGGGCGAGGCCGTGCTCCACGGACTGCGTCGCCAGCAGGCCGGCGAGCACTCCGCCGAGCACGGTGAGTGCTCCGGCGACGAGCACGATCCAGGCCTCGAGGGCGTCACTGCGACGCCGCAGCGGATTGCGCCGCCATCTCCACAGCCACACGTTCGGAACCTTCGGACCACGGAATGCCGCCATCAACGGCGTCCTCCTCACGACCGCACGGACATGTCACGTCGCCCTCCCATACGGGCTCGGTCCCTCCGATGCTCACAACGAGCCCGTCGACACGTCCGTTCCGGCGCTCCCGTCACCGTCCGCTCTCCGTCCTCCGCCCCCGCCCCCGCCCTCCGCGGAGGGACCGTCGACGGACACCGCCGACCGACACGTGCCGTCATCCACTCCCGTGATGTCGTGATGTCGGCGAGGTGTGCTCGGTGATGGCCTCGAAGAGGAAGAGGCCCTGATCCACCAGGTCCTCCCTCGAGACGTCCAGGACTCCGCTGAACCAGCTCAGCGACATCTCGCCGATCGCCCCCACGACGGCCACGGACAGGGCGGCCGTGTCGATACGGGGGTCGAGAGGCCGCTCCCTCAGGAGGGAGTCCACGAGGCCGCTCATCCGCCGCAGGCCCAGACGCCGTTCGCGCGCCGTGACAGGGCCGGCACCCAGGGATTCGGTGAGTTTGACGCGCCCTTTTTCCGGGTCCTCCAGGGGAAGGCCGACGACGATGTCGATCATGTTCCGTGCCCGGTCGCGCAGCGGCTGGTCCGTGCGGATCGCCTCGGCACACCGGGCGATCTGCTCCTCGTAGATCTCCCGCACGAGTGCTGCCATGAGGTCGTCGAGGGACGAGAAGCTCTCCGCGAAATACCTGTCCTTCAGGCCGGCGTGGCGGAGCACCGCGCTGATGGAGGTGTGGGCGTATCCCCGGCCGGCGAAGAGTTCGAGGCCGCTTTCCATCAGGCGTCGCCGGCGGAGCGAAGCGCGCTGCTCCGCCGTTGCTCCGCCATATGTCCTCACGATGGGCCACCTCTCCTGAGGCGCTGTTCTGTGCGCACGTGCGTTGCCGCGCACGGGTCCGGTCGGCCCTCATCGGGGCTGCATACGAAGTTCTCCACCCTGTTTCTACCCATCTGGTGACGTTCTACCCCAGATGGGTGTAACGTCGCTTATATTCATCAATGAACCAGGAAGGCGCTCTTCACGAGGTGGATGTCCGCCGCAAGGAGCGTCCCAGTCGTCGCCCGTCCGCAGGTTCGACGCGCCGGGCGAGGACATGAAGGGCCAGGCCGGTATCAGGGCCTGTGTACCACGCTGAGCAGCGCGGTCCCGAGGCCATGCCGAGGGAAGAGTTCACCATGGATCCCCACCATCTGTTCATCGGCGGACACTGGGTGCGCGCATCCGGCGACCGCGTCATCGACGCCGTGTCCGCGAGTACCGGCGATCAGCTCGGCGCCGTACCGGACGGCTCCCAGGTCGACATCGACCGAGCGGTCGGAGCCGCGCGTGCCGCGTTCGACGACCCGTCCGGCTGGGCCTCTTGGGGCACCGAACGCCGCGCGGCCGCCATGATCCGTCTGGCGGACGCGCTCGATGCCAGGAGCGGGGCGACGTCCGACGCCGTCAGCGCGCAGAACGGCATGCCGATCACTGTCGCCCGGTCCTTCGAAGGCGTGGTGCCGTCAGCCCTGTTGCGCTATTACGCGGGCCTTGCCGACGAGACGGCGACGGAGGAACTCCGTACCGGGATGCCCCGTGGCACCACCTTGGTCCGCCGGGAACCCACGGGCGTCGTGGCCGCCGTCATGACCTGGAACTTCCCCCAGACCATCGCCTTCTTCAAGGTGGCCCCGGCCCTGGCGGCCGGTTGTGTGCTCGTCCTCAAGCCGGCGCCGGAGACGGTCCTCGACTCGGTGCTGCTGGCTCAGGCCGTCGAGGAGGCGGACATCCCCGACGGCGTGATCAACATCGTTCCCGGCGGCCGTGACACCGGCGCGTATCTGGTCTCCCACCCTGGCGTCGACCAGGTGTCGTTCACCGGCTCGACCAGAGCGGGCCGCCAAGTGGCCGCCGCCTGCGCCGAGTTGCTGCGGCCGGTGACCCTGGAACTGGGAGGCAGGTCCGCCGCCGTCGTCCTCGACGACGCCGACCTCGCCGCGGACCCCGAGCAGTTCTTCATGGCCAGCCTGCTGAACAACGGTCAGACCTGTTATGCGAGTTCCAGGATCCTGGCCCCCCGCGGCAGGTACGGCGAGGTGGTCGAGTTCTGCACGGCGATGGCGCGTGACGCCGTCGTCGGTGACGCGCTCGACCCTCGAACCCGGATCGGCCCGCTCGTCAGCTCACACCAGCGAGAACGTGTGCTGGGCTACGTCAGGACCGGCCTGGACGAAGGTGCCCGGCTCACCACCGGAGGCGGCCGGCCGCCCGGCCTCGACCGGGGCTGGTTCGTCGAACCGACCGTATTCGCCGACGTCGACAACTCATGGACCGTCGCGCAGGAGGAGATCTTCGGCCCGGTCCTCACCATCACGCCCTACGACGGCGAGGACGAGGCCGTGCGCCTGGCGAACGAGTCGGCCTACGGCCTGGCCGGAACCGTCTGGACCACCGACGTGGACCGTGGTGCCCGAGTGGCCCGCCGAATCCGGACCGGCACCGTCGGCCTCAACGGCTATCTGCCCGACCTGACCTCGCCCTACGGAGGCAGGAAGGCCAGTGGCCTCGGCAGCGAACTGGGGCCCGAGGGGCTTCAGGCCTACCAGCAACTCCAGTCGATCTACCATCCCTGATCCGACGGCCGGCCCACGGCGCCCGCTCCGGGTGGGTCCGGGGGCCGCGGCCGGGCGATGGAGCCATCATGACTTCCACCGGAACCGAAGGCTTCGACTACGTCGTCGTGGGCGCCGGCAGTGCCGGTTGCGTGCTCGCGGACCGCCTGAGCCGCGACGACCGTGTCCGCGTGCTGCTCCTCGAAGCGGGCGGCCCCGACACCGACGAACTCATCCACGCCCCGGCCGCGCTCGGAATGCTCTTCGGATCGCACGCCGACTGGAGCTACCGGACGGTCGGGCAGGCCACGCGGGGCCGCACCTTCTCCTGGCCGCGCGGCAAAGTACTGGGCGGCTCGTCGTCCACCAACGTGATGATCTACATCCGGGGCAACCGGCACGACTATGACGGCTGGCGGGACGAGCACGGGGCGAAGGGCTGGGGCTACGACGACGTCCTGCCGTATTTCATGAGGTCCGAGTCGAACAGCCGCCTCGGTCGGCCTTACCACGGATCGGACGGACCCCTGCACGTCGAGGACCGCGTCTACACCCACGACCTCTCACGGGCCTGGCTGAACGCCGCCGTGAAGTGGGGACTGGACCCCAACGACGACTTCGCGGGTGCGTCCCCCGTCGGCGCCGGCCCGTACCAGGTGACATGCCGTCACGGACGGCGGTGCTCGGCGGCCGACGCCTATCTGCGCCCCGCCCTCGGCCGACCCAATCTCACGGTACGCGTCGACGCCCTGGCGACAGGGATCACATGCGTCGGCTCACGCGCGACGGGTGTCACCTATCTCCTGGACGGTCAGGAGCGGGTGGCCAACGCCGACATGGAGACGCTGCTCTGTGGCGGAGCCGTCAACTCCCCCCAGCTGCTGCTCCTGTCGGGCATGGGCGATCCCGGCGAGCTGCGCGACGCGGGAATGGACGTCTGCGTTCCGCTTCCCGGGGTCGGACGGAATCTGCAGGACCATTTGATGGCCCCCCTCGTATGGGAGACCCGGAACTCCACCGACATCGCCCGGGACCTCCTCACCCCGGAGAATCTCGAACGATGGCGCGCCCACGGCGACGGGCCCTTCGCCTCCAACTACGGCGAGGTCGGCGCGTTCCTCAACGTGACGGACGGCGACAGCCGCCCCGACGTCCAACTGACCGGAGGCGCCACGGCACTCATCCTCAGCGGTGAGGTGGTACCGGACCGGCCGGTGTTCACGATGAACTGCGCCGGCCTGAACCCCCGGACCCGCGGCACCGTCCGCCTCGCGTCCGCCGATCCACAGGCCCCTCCGCTGATCGATCCCCGGTACTTCGACGAGCCGACGGATGTGAAGGTCATGGTCGCTGGACTCAGATCGGTCATGGGCATCGCCCACTGCGCACCGTTCGCCGAACACCTGGCACGGTCCTATCTGCCCGCCACGGGCGACCCGGCCTCCCTCGTCTCCCCGGACTCCCCGGACTCCCTGGACGACGCGGCTCTCGAAGAACATGTCCGCAGGTGGAGTGCCACGTCCTATCACCCGGTGGGGACCTGCGCCATGGGAACCGGAGAGGACTCCGTCGTCGGTCCGGACCTGGAGGTCCACGGGGTCGAGCGACTCCGTGTCGTCGACGCCTCGGTCATGCCCACCGTCCCCAGCGGAAACACCAACGCACCCACGATCATGATCGCCGAGAGGGCGGCTGACCTGATCCGGGAGCGGTCACGCTGACGTCGAAGGGGCGGAACCCCTGGCGCGAGGCGGGTACCCGCCTCGCGCAACGGGTCCGTGGCCTACGGCAGTTGCCAGTCCACCGGTTGGGCGCCCTGCCGCACCAGCAGGTCGTTGGCCCTGCTGAACGGCCGCGAACCGAAGAAGCCCCGGTCGGCCGACATCGGGGACGGGTGCGCGGACTCGATCGCCGGAAGATCCCCCAGCAACGGGCGGAGATTGCGCGCGTCACGCCCCCACAGGATCGACACCAGTGGCTTACCGCGCGCGGCGAGCGCCCGGATGGCCTGCTCCGTGACCTCCTCCCAGCCCTTGCCCCGGTGCGCGGCGGGCTGTCGCGGGGCCGTCGTCAGCGCCCTGTTGAGCAACAGCACGCCCTGCTGCGTCCACGGCGTCAGGTCGCCGTTCGACGGCCTGGGCAGCCCGAGGTCGGAGTGCATCTCCCGGAAGATGTTCTCCAGACTGCCGGGCAACGAACGGACCTCGGGCGAGACCGCGAAGCTCAACCCGATCGCCATGCCCGGCGTGGGATAGGGATCCTGACCCACGATCAGGACGCGCACGTCGTCGAAGGGCTGCTGGAAGGCCCTCAGGACGTTCGCCCCGGACGGCAGGTAGGTCCGGCCCGCCGCTATCTCGGCCCGGAGGAAGTCCCCCATGGCCGCGACGCCTCCGGCCACCGGCTCGAGAGCCTTCGCCCAGCCCGCTTCGACAAGTTCATACAAAGGTCGTGGTGCCACGGTGCGTCACTCTACTGGTACATGCAGGCGCCCTGCATACACACGGAAGCCTGCCGGACCAGCGCAGTTGACCCTCGTCCCGGCCGCCCCGGGGCACAGCACAGGCATGTCCGGCATTACTGATCATTTCTTATCCACGCGTAACTCATCCGACAAAAGCGGACGGATACCGCTCACCTGCACCCTCCCCGAACAGGGGAGCCCAGGAAACCAGTAACATGCGGCGCCATGAGCTCCCCCACTGGGCCCGCGTCCGGCCTGCCAGTACGAATGCCGCGACCCCGCCAGCCCGGGCGGCACCGCCGTCCGGAGCCCCTGGCGGCTCCCGAGGGCGCGCCCGCGCTCGTCCTCGCGGTGCCGGGCACCTCCAGCGCGGCCACGCGCAGCCTCGCCGAGGAGGTCGTGAGCATCGCGCGCTCCGAGCTGCCCGGCCTCGACGCACGCATCGGGTACCTCGACGGGGACGACGCCGAGTTCCCCACGCTGCAGTCCGTGCTCGCGCGCGCCGCCGAGGAGCGCACCGCCCGTTTCGAGCAGGCCCGTGCCGCCGGTTCCGACGTGTCACAGCCCGACGGCCCCGTCGCCGTCGTGGTGCCGCTGCTCGCCGGTCCGGACAACGCGCTGCTGCGCCGGATCCGCCAGGCCGTCATGGACAGCCGTGTCGCGGCCGACCTGACCGATGCCCTCGGTCCCCACCCACTGCTCGCGGAAGCGCTGCACGTGCGCCTGTCCGAGGCGGGTCTGGCACGCGCCGACCGCGCCCGGCTGTTCACTGTGGCCACCGCCGCCGACGGCATCATCCTCGCCTCCGTGGGCGGCGAGGAGGCCGTACAGGCCGCCGGTATCACCGGCATGCTGCTCGCCGCGCGCCTCGCCGTGCCGGTGATGGCGGCGGCGCTCGACGAGGAGGGCGCGATCGCGGCCACCGCCGAGCAGCTGCGCGGCTCCGGCTCCCAGCAGCTGGCGCTCGCGCCGTACCTGATCGGCCCGGAGGTCGACGCCGGCCTGCTGGACGAGGCCGCCAAGGAGGCGGGCTGCTCCGCCGCGGAGGCGCTCGGCCCGTACCCGGCGATCGGCAAGCTCGCGCTGGCCAAGTACACCGCGGCGCTGGGCATCGCCCCCCAGCAGCCGCAGGGAGCGCCGGTCCGCTGACCGGCCCCGTACCACCTCTCGCACTCCGAAGGGCCCGTTCCTGACCCCAGGAACGGGCCCTTCTCCCGTCGCCCGCACGGACAGCCGCCCGCGTCCTCGCCCCCGGTCAAGCGGGTCCCCGCGGGCGGCCGTACGGCCGGTGGCCCGCTCAGCCGAAGACCACGCAGGACGCCGCCGGAACCGGCACCGAGCCGCCCCGCCGCGGCACCCCCGTGTCCGGGTCGACGCCGAACCAGGTCACGTCGCCCGACCGCTCGTTGGCGACGTAGAGGAAGCGTCCCGAGGGGTCGACGGCCAGGGCGCGCGGCCAGACGCCCCCACAGGGCACCGTGGCGACCAGTCGCAGCCCCTCGCCCATCGCGTCGGGCGTCAGGACGGAGACGACGTCCTGCCCCCGCGTGGCCGTCCACACGAAGCGGCCGTCGGGCGACACCACGATGCCCGAGGGGTACGCGTCGCCGTCCGGAACACCAGGGAGCACCGGCGTCTCACCGACGGGCCGCAGCGAGCCCTCCAGGGCGTTCCAACGGCACACGGTGACGGTGGGCGCGAGCTCGTTGAGCACGTACGCGTGTTCGCCCCGGGGGTGGAAGGCGAGATGGCGGGGTCCGGAGCCGGGGCGCAGCGCGATCTCGCGGTGCAGCGCGAGCCTGCCGCCCTCCAGCGTGCACACCCGCACCGAGTCCGTACCGAGGTCGACGCTCACCGCCCAGCGCCCGCTCGGGTCGGACTGCACCTGATGGGCGTGCGGGTCCTTCTGGCGCCGGGTGTGCGGTCCGGAACCGGTGTGCTGGAGCACGCTCGTGGCGGCGCCGGCCAGCGTGCCGTCGGCGCGGACGGGCACGGCGGTGACGCTGCCGGAGCCGTAGTTGGCGGTGAGGACGTGTCCGGCGAAGACACTGAGGTGCGTGGGGCCGCTGCCGCCGACCGGCACCAGGGGCCCGGCGGGCTCCGGCTTGTCGCCGCCGACGCGGTACGCGGCCACCGCGCCGTCGGCCGTCTCGCTGACCGCGTAGAGCATGTCGCGGGTGGGCGAGAGAGCGAGGTACGAGGGATCGGGCACCCCGTCCACCGTGCTCAGGAGGGTCAGCGCACCGCTGTCGCGGTCCACGGCGGCGGTGAGGACTCCCGCGCCCCCCGCCGCCGTGAACGAGCCGATGAACGCCCGGTGTTCCCGCCTGCCGCCGTCTGCCACTGCCGACCCCTCTCGGTCCCCGCGTTGCTCGGGGCCGACGGTAGCAGCCGGCGGCCTGCGGTCTAGACCAGGACCTCCCCACCGTCGCCGCGCGCCCGTTCGTGCGCCTCGGGGTGGTGCACGTACGCGGGTCGCTGCTCCACCGTTTCGTAGGTGCGGTGGAAGACGGGTGTGGCGCTGCCGGAGATGGGCGGCACGATCCACGACCAGTCGGCGCCGACGCGACGGCCCTTGCGCTCCTCACGGCCGAGATGGGTGAGGAAGTGCCGGGACTCGGTGTGGTGGTCGGTGACGGTGACGCCCGCGCGGTCGAACGAGTACAGGACCGAGCGGTTGAGTTCGACGAGCGTCCGGTCCTTCCACAGAGAGCGGTCGGTGCGGGTGTCGAGGCCCAGGCGTTCGGCGAGGAACGGGAGCAGGTCGTAGCGGTCGGCGTCGGCGAGGTTGCGGGCGCCTATCTCGGTGCCCATGTACCAGCCGTTGAAGGGGGCCGTCGGGTAGCAGATGCCGCCGATCTCCAGGCACATGTTGGCCAGCGCGGGCACGGCGTGCCAGCGCAGTCCGAGCGAGCGCCACCAGGTGTACTCGGGGTGTTCCAGCGGTACTTCGAGCACCGCGTCGTCCGGCAGCGTGTACCAGCGGGGCCCCTCGCCGGCGCCCTGGACCACCAGGGGCAGGACGTC
It encodes:
- a CDS encoding sporulation protein, which codes for MVFKRLLGAMGAGGPSVDTVLDGGAVAPGGILSGQVHLQGGGADMEIEHIGLDLIARVEAEHEDGESEGAVVFERFTVGGGFRLAEEERRSIPFSVQLPWETPVSELYGQPLGIVLGVRTELAVAGARDKGDLDPLTVRPLPVQEAVLEALGQLGFGFRSADLEYGHIGGTGQRLPFYQEIELAPAPRYAHAVNEIELTFLATPAGMEVVLEADKRGGLFESGHDALTRFTVSHQDAHTLDWNSEVDGWIRELVEHRASYGSHASYGHDDPYAAGNTYGHAPGHGGHEGGHSGPGVGTAIAAGAAGLAVGVVGGLVAAELVDEVGDFFEGDEDEEGEED
- a CDS encoding metalloregulator ArsR/SmtB family transcription factor — protein: MATEVGGFDDPSAEVLAEAAAAFGLLASSARLHIVWALAQGESDVTGLAERVGGALPAVSQHLTKLKLAGLVRSRREGRRQVYLVDDPDVVAVVRLMVGQLTDRADRAERADRSGLPAQGAERLRAFGA
- a CDS encoding HEAT repeat domain-containing protein — encoded protein: MFTGIDEVDWASMEHAYGCAEEVPRLLRGLASPSPQERERALDGMYGAVHHQGDVYDSTLACVPFLLALVTRPELPDRSGIVELLVSIGGGATLDEQPPEDADPAGERPLEGADPADDNHAMARTAVRAGAAVFAGLAGDRDPEVRRSAATAVTLFLDEPERVLGLLTGRLDEEEEERVRPALAEALGLFARLRPAAGAAAVDRLVALGAAPHDPGLRLAALGQLAGCAPDRLPADLVPTVVALLRARSRWPRVTDLPERPDTDTLIGQLRRLRPADEEGAQLLRTLHTALGGRTADRIALLRGQLTSDAAADRCNAVWMSAGLFSEWRGSYEEPVALIGEQLGTDDARLRDAAVSVLEGLFALARPAADRLADLVAAGPEHSIRQWERGAPTLGGPLRALARAGDRRAVPALADVLDGPVVPHDSGYAITYLGAAAEPLGPLLRARLGEVPVDAPDAYDRASPLLYALGGLRYADALPEVLRLLHGLPAGLRGRDWLVQAATRTVGAFGPAAREAIPVLRELLDGAYAVRAAAALWSVEGDAGAVLPALLRELTRGEHARASAEALGLLGASAGAALPDLRRMAASRDVWERTAAAGALWDIAGNPDPVLTALRSAWEQNVHTRGTLAACLGRMGAAGTPAHDLLRTELAAPRRHRARSAGHGSHDIVEDEQLLRACRAALDDARDQYT
- a CDS encoding TetR/AcrR family transcriptional regulator, producing the protein MRTYGGATAEQRASLRRRRLMESGLELFAGRGYAHTSISAVLRHAGLKDRYFAESFSSLDDLMAALVREIYEEQIARCAEAIRTDQPLRDRARNMIDIVVGLPLEDPEKGRVKLTESLGAGPVTARERRLGLRRMSGLVDSLLRERPLDPRIDTAALSVAVVGAIGEMSLSWFSGVLDVSREDLVDQGLFLFEAITEHTSPTSRHHGSG
- a CDS encoding aldehyde dehydrogenase; translated protein: MDPHHLFIGGHWVRASGDRVIDAVSASTGDQLGAVPDGSQVDIDRAVGAARAAFDDPSGWASWGTERRAAAMIRLADALDARSGATSDAVSAQNGMPITVARSFEGVVPSALLRYYAGLADETATEELRTGMPRGTTLVRREPTGVVAAVMTWNFPQTIAFFKVAPALAAGCVLVLKPAPETVLDSVLLAQAVEEADIPDGVINIVPGGRDTGAYLVSHPGVDQVSFTGSTRAGRQVAAACAELLRPVTLELGGRSAAVVLDDADLAADPEQFFMASLLNNGQTCYASSRILAPRGRYGEVVEFCTAMARDAVVGDALDPRTRIGPLVSSHQRERVLGYVRTGLDEGARLTTGGGRPPGLDRGWFVEPTVFADVDNSWTVAQEEIFGPVLTITPYDGEDEAVRLANESAYGLAGTVWTTDVDRGARVARRIRTGTVGLNGYLPDLTSPYGGRKASGLGSELGPEGLQAYQQLQSIYHP
- a CDS encoding GMC family oxidoreductase — its product is MTSTGTEGFDYVVVGAGSAGCVLADRLSRDDRVRVLLLEAGGPDTDELIHAPAALGMLFGSHADWSYRTVGQATRGRTFSWPRGKVLGGSSSTNVMIYIRGNRHDYDGWRDEHGAKGWGYDDVLPYFMRSESNSRLGRPYHGSDGPLHVEDRVYTHDLSRAWLNAAVKWGLDPNDDFAGASPVGAGPYQVTCRHGRRCSAADAYLRPALGRPNLTVRVDALATGITCVGSRATGVTYLLDGQERVANADMETLLCGGAVNSPQLLLLSGMGDPGELRDAGMDVCVPLPGVGRNLQDHLMAPLVWETRNSTDIARDLLTPENLERWRAHGDGPFASNYGEVGAFLNVTDGDSRPDVQLTGGATALILSGEVVPDRPVFTMNCAGLNPRTRGTVRLASADPQAPPLIDPRYFDEPTDVKVMVAGLRSVMGIAHCAPFAEHLARSYLPATGDPASLVSPDSPDSLDDAALEEHVRRWSATSYHPVGTCAMGTGEDSVVGPDLEVHGVERLRVVDASVMPTVPSGNTNAPTIMIAERAADLIRERSR